CGCCTTGATCCGGGCCGCGCGCAGGTCCTGCTGCACCTCGTCGGTCACTATGGCCAGGTACTCGTCACGCTTCGGCGCCCGCTCGGCCACCAGCCGTACGATCTCGTCGTACATCTTGGGATAGAGGATCGCGAAGGCGAGGTCCTCCAGCTCCCACTTGATGGTGTTCATGCCGAGCCGGTGGGCCAGGGGCGCGTAGATCTCCAGCGTCTCGCGCGCCTTCTTCTCCTGCTTCTCGCGCTTGAGGTAGCGCATGGTGCGCATGTTGTGCAGGCGGTCGGCGAGCTTGATGACCAGGACGCGCGGGTCCTTGGCCATCGCCACGACCATCTTGCGCACGGTCTCGGCCTGCGCGGCCTCGCCGAACTTGACCTTGTCCAGCTTCGTGACGCCGTCGACGAGCAGCGCGACGGAGTCGCCGAAGTCGCGGCGGAGCTGGTCGAGGCCGTACTCGGTGTCCTCGACGGTGTCGTGCAGCAGGCCCGCCATCAGCGTGGCCGGATCCATGCCCAGCTCGGCGAGGATCGTGGTCACCGCGAGGGGGTGCGTGATGTACGGGTCGCCGCTCTTGCGCTTCTGGCCGCGGTGCCAGCGCTCGGCGACCTGGTAGGCCGTCTCGATCTTGCGGAGCGTGGCCGTCTCGATCTTCGGGTCGTTGCTGCGCACTATCCGCAGCAGCGGCTCGAGCACCGGGTTGTACGGGTTGGAGCGCTGGACGCCGAGTCGGGCGAGGCGGGCGCGGACGCGGTTGGAGGAGCCGGAGCGGGCGGGCTGACCGGTGTTCGGGCGCACCGCCGGGGCCGTGGGCACCGGGCTGTCGGACGGGGCCGGCTTGGGGCGGGACTCTTCGGCCGACTTGTCGACGGGCGCCGACTGGGCGTGCTCGACCGGCCCGCGGGTGTCGTTCTTGGCGACCGGTTCGGTCGGCGCGGGCTTGGCCGCGGCAGCCGAGGCGGACTCGGGCTTGGCGGCGGTCAGGTGCTGGGCCTCGTCTGGCAAGAGGACTCCTCGTGCGCGATCCGGGTCCCCCGGTCAGGCTCCGGAGGACCCATGGTAGCGATCCCGGGCCTCAGGATCGCCTTCAGGCCGATGTGACGGTGGTCTACACGCGTAACACGGGCGGGCGCCGCCGCATTCCACGAGCCTGCAAAGGAATCGGAAAGCTTTTCCCGGAAAGTCACTAATTGGACAGAGCGGAAAAACCAGAGAAATTAATTCTGTTGACTCGGGCATCGGGCGCCGCATAAGATCCACTTCGACCCAGAAGCGGAATATGACCAATTCCGCTTCTAAAGAAAAAAGAAACGGGATGAGCATGAGAATGCTTGGCAAGACAGTGGCGGCTGCGGCTCTGGCGGTCGGTATGAGTGCGGCCTTCGCACTCCCCGCCCAGGCGGCGACGGCGGCCCCCATGTCGACGCATCGGGGGACCTCGGGGTGCTTCAACTGGTCCTGGGCCGACGGGACCACGACGACCACCATCTACTACCACAACACGTGCAGCACGACGAAGCACCTGTGTGTCTGGTGGAAGGACGGCCAGGTGAACTCCCTGCACCGCATCACCGCCGGAGGCGATGAGAAGGGTCACCTCAAGAAGCCCGGCACCATCATAAGCAACGACATCGAAGACTGCTGATTTAGCCGTCAACCGATTTCGGCAATAGCAGGGAACACGAAGCGGCCCCGAGTGCGACAAGCGCGCACTCGGGGCCGCATCGTTTCCGGAACCCGACTCAGAGGGTGAGTACGGCCTCCAGCGGAGCACCCTTGAGGGCGGGCTCCAGGCGAGCACGGCCGCCCAGGAATCCCAGCTCCATGAGGACGGCCAGACCCGCGACCTCGGCGCCCGCCCGGCGGATCAGCCGGATCGAGGCCTCGGCGGTCCCGCCGGTGGCGAGGACGTCGTCGATGATGAGGATCCGGTCGTCGGCCGACAGGTCCTCCGCGTGGACCTCGATCTCCGCCGAGCCGTACTCCAGGTCGTACGCCTGGGCAAGGGTCGCTCCGGGGAGCTTGCCCGCCTTGCGCACGGGGATGAAGCCGAGGCCGGCCCGGACGGCGACCGGGGCGCCGAGGATGAAGCCGCGGGCCTCCAGGCCGACGACCTTGGTGGCGCCCGTGTTCGCCGCGACCTCGGCGAGCGCGTCGGTGAGCGCCGTGAAAGCCGCCGGGTCCGCCAGGAGCGGCGTGATGTCCTTGAACATCACGCCCGGCTCCGGATAGTCCGCGACATCGCGGATACGGCTGAGCAGCAGCTCCTGGATGTCGGTCATCGGCGCTTCCCCGAAGGAC
Above is a genomic segment from Streptomyces sp. SLBN-31 containing:
- a CDS encoding adenine phosphoribosyltransferase, which translates into the protein MTDIQELLLSRIRDVADYPEPGVMFKDITPLLADPAAFTALTDALAEVAANTGATKVVGLEARGFILGAPVAVRAGLGFIPVRKAGKLPGATLAQAYDLEYGSAEIEVHAEDLSADDRILIIDDVLATGGTAEASIRLIRRAGAEVAGLAVLMELGFLGGRARLEPALKGAPLEAVLTL